In Longimicrobiaceae bacterium, a single window of DNA contains:
- a CDS encoding plastocyanin/azurin family copper-binding protein: PTTPAPPGSPDPATVTVNVGDHSFSPSAVTIAVGGTVTWNMGDDEHDITWDGPAPPGGNVPRTDRGVSVSRTFPTPGTYTYRCARHESKGKTGTVVVTGGTPPANPPANPPTTPPPASVTVTTPGTSFSPAEVTVAAGTTVTWQIGGATHNVTFQGTAPPGGSIPDTRAGTSVSRTFGTAGSYPYVCTRHSGMTGRVVVQ, encoded by the coding sequence GCCCACCACCCCCGCACCTCCCGGCAGCCCCGACCCGGCTACGGTGACCGTGAACGTGGGGGACCACTCCTTCTCGCCGTCGGCGGTCACCATCGCGGTGGGAGGGACGGTCACCTGGAACATGGGCGACGACGAGCACGACATCACCTGGGACGGCCCCGCGCCCCCGGGCGGGAACGTCCCCAGGACGGACCGGGGCGTCTCGGTGTCGCGCACCTTCCCCACCCCGGGCACCTACACCTACCGGTGCGCCCGGCACGAGAGCAAGGGAAAGACCGGGACGGTGGTGGTCACCGGCGGCACGCCTCCCGCCAACCCGCCGGCGAACCCGCCCACCACTCCGCCGCCCGCGAGCGTGACCGTCACCACGCCCGGGACCTCCTTCAGCCCCGCGGAGGTGACGGTCGCGGCGGGGACCACGGTGACGTGGCAGATCGGCGGGGCCACGCACAACGTCACTTTCCAGGGCACCGCCCCTCCGGGCGGGAGTATCCCCGACACCCGCGCGGGGACCTCCGTTTCGCGAACCTTCGGCACGGCCGGGAGCTACCCGTACGTCTGCACCCGGCACAGCGGGATGACCGGGCGCGTGGTGGTCCAGTGA
- the petE gene encoding plastocyanin: MQMIGWTLMAGLLLPFPVAFTRMLAPEPAPAVHEVRMVQEGSAYRFVPAKLTVKQGDRVKFVMVSGGPHNVAFDAEKIPDPAERALAAGMPETMSPLAGPLLTKPGESYTVSFANVAPGTYPFYCMPHMAMGMRGTVTVQ, encoded by the coding sequence ATGCAGATGATCGGATGGACGCTGATGGCCGGGCTCCTCCTCCCCTTCCCCGTGGCATTCACGCGGATGCTGGCGCCGGAGCCCGCCCCCGCCGTGCACGAGGTCCGCATGGTCCAGGAGGGGAGCGCCTACCGCTTCGTCCCCGCGAAGCTCACGGTGAAGCAGGGCGACCGGGTGAAGTTCGTGATGGTCTCGGGAGGGCCGCACAACGTGGCCTTCGACGCGGAGAAGATCCCCGACCCGGCCGAGCGCGCGCTCGCGGCCGGGATGCCGGAAACCATGTCGCCGCTGGCCGGGCCGCTCCTCACCAAGCCGGGGGAGAGCTACACCGTCTCCTTCGCGAACGTCGCCCCCGGGACCTACCCCTTCTACTGCATGCCGCACATGGCGATGGGGATGCGGGGAACGGTGACCGTCCAATGA
- a CDS encoding cupredoxin family copper-binding protein, whose protein sequence is MRAWRSRSRAGLCALALAAGTPAGAAGAQSLLDRPPNLSGAWVGTSGTLYFNFMHRFTASASPERKVSNTPTFTVAAGLPSRTLLGVHYATNSVLAPRYPNEWEFFARHRLFSQDDGAPLDVAGQVGYNLAAEGVDGEVSLARRLGPLRVIGAARVMSDPFETGNTRFAAAGGATFRLGRWWAVAGDAATLLNREEGEEMAWSAGLHLAIPHTPHSLSVHASNTYTTTLQGISRGGERVRYGFEFTVPLTLRRWFGSGGGVAAVPPPTEAVPAAAATPSAEAPAAGGALVRAGMRGFAYTPARIEVAAGTTVEWKNEDPMAHTVTATDGGFDSGLIEPGATWRRTFDTPGTYPFSCTPHPFMKGTVVVRAP, encoded by the coding sequence ATGAGGGCGTGGCGGAGCCGTTCCCGGGCGGGGCTCTGCGCGCTGGCGCTCGCGGCGGGGACGCCCGCGGGCGCGGCGGGGGCCCAGTCGCTGCTGGACCGCCCGCCCAACCTGTCGGGAGCGTGGGTGGGGACGAGCGGGACGCTGTACTTCAACTTCATGCACCGCTTCACCGCGAGCGCCTCGCCGGAGCGGAAGGTGTCCAACACCCCCACCTTCACGGTGGCGGCGGGGCTTCCCTCCCGCACCCTGCTGGGGGTGCACTACGCCACCAACTCGGTGCTGGCGCCGCGCTACCCCAACGAGTGGGAGTTCTTCGCGCGGCACCGCCTCTTCTCACAGGACGACGGGGCGCCGCTGGACGTGGCCGGACAGGTGGGCTACAACCTGGCGGCCGAGGGGGTGGACGGGGAGGTGTCGCTGGCGCGGCGGCTGGGGCCGCTCCGGGTGATCGGCGCGGCGCGGGTCATGTCGGACCCGTTCGAGACCGGGAACACGCGCTTCGCCGCGGCGGGGGGAGCCACCTTCCGCCTGGGGCGGTGGTGGGCGGTGGCGGGGGACGCGGCCACGCTGCTGAACCGGGAGGAGGGGGAGGAGATGGCCTGGAGCGCGGGCCTCCACCTGGCGATCCCGCACACCCCGCACAGCCTCTCCGTGCATGCGTCCAACACCTACACGACCACGCTGCAGGGGATCTCGCGCGGGGGCGAACGGGTCCGCTACGGCTTCGAGTTCACGGTGCCGCTGACGCTGCGGCGCTGGTTCGGGAGCGGCGGCGGGGTGGCCGCCGTGCCGCCGCCTACGGAGGCCGTGCCCGCCGCGGCTGCCACGCCGTCGGCGGAGGCTCCCGCGGCCGGGGGGGCGCTGGTCCGGGCGGGGATGCGGGGCTTCGCGTACACGCCCGCGCGCATCGAGGTGGCGGCGGGCACCACGGTGGAGTGGAAGAACGAGGACCCCATGGCCCACACCGTCACCGCGACCGACGGCGGCTTCGACTCCGGCCTGATCGAGCCCGGCGCCACCTGGCGCCGCACCTTCGACACGCCGGGCACCTACCCCTTCTCCTGCACCCCGCACCCCTTCATGAAGGGGACGGTGGTGGTCCGGGCGCCATGA
- a CDS encoding cupredoxin family copper-binding protein translates to MRNRPILRLLGLALASGAALSGCFSERSAITETPPGQDLCASPTASTVQIRNFAFGGGEIRVSRGTRVTWVNCDTEAHTSTSDASGWDSGLLVPKATYSRTFDQAGRFAYHCEPHPFMKGTVVVE, encoded by the coding sequence ATGAGAAACAGACCGATCCTCCGCCTCCTGGGCCTGGCGCTCGCCTCGGGCGCCGCGCTCTCCGGGTGCTTCTCCGAGCGGAGCGCCATCACCGAAACGCCCCCGGGCCAGGACCTGTGCGCCTCGCCCACGGCGTCCACCGTGCAGATCCGCAACTTCGCCTTCGGGGGCGGGGAGATCCGCGTGAGCCGGGGGACGCGGGTGACCTGGGTGAACTGCGACACCGAGGCGCACACCAGCACCTCGGACGCCTCCGGGTGGGACTCGGGGCTGCTGGTGCCGAAGGCCACCTACTCGCGCACCTTCGACCAGGCGGGCCGGTTCGCCTACCACTGCGAGCCGCACCCGTTCATGAAGGGGACCGTCGTGGTGGAGTGA
- a CDS encoding helix-turn-helix transcriptional regulator, with protein MTPAVRLTTRAERETLRSIKRACYAGLDSVTLRQEVGRRAAAIVPAEAYGLMAHDPDTGLFTHGWAERLSGRYLQSYIEEVYPSEIAEFIDLARSGLTTSLHSSEPSMELLRAEGLEHTLHAALCVEEEMWGSWCLFREPSSRSFGEREARFLRAVAPHVARGLKAAAAIEAAREGAGAAEGSGPGVIVLDGRSRIVLRSGPASAQLGDLADVGHPAETLPSAVVSVLAQLRAERACTADPLPLSTGLRTQGRSGLWYALRASRAEPDESGESATVVVIEPATPRDPVPILAQRYGLTPREREVVLRAARGDSTKQIAARLGLSVHTVQHHLNHAGDKVGARGRKALLARLFFDSAAPPGG; from the coding sequence GTGACACCAGCCGTTCGACTGACCACGCGGGCGGAGCGCGAGACGCTCCGCTCGATCAAGCGGGCCTGCTATGCGGGGCTGGACTCGGTGACGCTGCGCCAGGAGGTGGGGCGGCGCGCGGCCGCGATCGTGCCCGCCGAAGCGTACGGGCTCATGGCCCACGATCCGGATACGGGGCTCTTCACCCACGGCTGGGCGGAACGGCTGTCGGGGCGCTACCTGCAGAGCTACATCGAGGAGGTCTACCCCTCCGAGATCGCCGAATTCATCGACCTGGCCCGCTCCGGCCTGACCACGTCGCTGCACAGCTCCGAGCCGTCCATGGAGCTGCTCCGGGCGGAGGGGCTGGAGCACACGCTCCACGCCGCCCTGTGCGTCGAAGAGGAGATGTGGGGGTCGTGGTGCCTGTTCCGTGAGCCGTCCTCCAGGTCGTTCGGTGAGAGGGAGGCGCGCTTCCTCCGCGCCGTCGCGCCCCACGTCGCGCGGGGGCTGAAGGCCGCCGCCGCGATCGAGGCGGCGAGGGAGGGCGCGGGCGCGGCGGAGGGCTCCGGGCCGGGCGTGATCGTGCTGGACGGCCGGAGCCGCATCGTGCTCCGCAGCGGGCCCGCGTCGGCGCAGCTGGGTGACCTCGCCGACGTCGGCCACCCCGCGGAGACGCTTCCGAGCGCCGTCGTCAGCGTCCTGGCGCAGCTGCGGGCCGAACGGGCGTGCACGGCGGACCCGCTCCCCCTGAGCACGGGGCTCCGCACGCAGGGCCGCTCCGGGCTCTGGTACGCGCTGCGGGCCTCGCGTGCGGAGCCGGACGAATCCGGCGAATCCGCGACGGTGGTGGTGATCGAGCCGGCCACGCCGCGCGACCCCGTGCCGATCCTGGCGCAGCGGTACGGCCTCACCCCGAGGGAGCGCGAGGTGGTCCTGCGTGCCGCCCGCGGCGACTCGACCAAGCAGATCGCCGCACGGCTCGGCCTGTCCGTCCACACCGTTCAGCACCACCTGAACCATGCCGGCGACAAGGTCGGCGCGCGGGGGCGCAAGGCGCTTCTGGCCAGGCTCTTCTTCGATTCCGCGGCCCCGCCCGGCGGCTGA
- a CDS encoding methyltransferase produces the protein MLAGVGIFAERPDGTFELTPTAALLRSDVPDSMRDITRMMGGEWHWRMYGELMHSVRTGGTAVRKAYGMEIFELLERDPAAGELFNRAMTSNSWAAVPAVVGGYDFSRFRRVVDVAGGQGILLAGILKANPGAQGVLFDLPPVVGGAGELLGREGVADRVELVSGDFFESVPPGADAYVLKHVVHDWDDERSIRILRNVASAMDENGRVLIVEMVVPVGNEPSPSKLLDVQMLMGTGGRERTEEEYRALLEASGLRLTRTVPTRSPLSVIEAQAM, from the coding sequence ATGCTGGCGGGCGTCGGGATCTTCGCGGAGCGTCCCGACGGGACCTTCGAGCTCACCCCGACCGCCGCGCTGCTCCGGAGCGACGTGCCGGACTCCATGCGCGACATCACCCGGATGATGGGCGGAGAGTGGCACTGGCGCATGTACGGCGAGCTGATGCACAGCGTCCGGACCGGCGGAACGGCGGTCCGGAAGGCGTACGGCATGGAGATCTTCGAGCTGCTGGAACGGGATCCGGCGGCCGGCGAGCTCTTCAACCGCGCCATGACGAGCAACTCCTGGGCTGCGGTGCCGGCGGTCGTCGGGGGCTACGACTTCTCCCGCTTCCGGCGGGTGGTCGACGTGGCCGGCGGCCAAGGGATCCTGCTCGCCGGGATCCTGAAGGCGAACCCCGGGGCGCAGGGCGTCCTGTTCGACCTCCCTCCGGTGGTCGGGGGCGCGGGCGAGCTGCTCGGCAGGGAGGGGGTGGCCGACCGGGTGGAGCTGGTGTCGGGGGACTTCTTCGAGTCCGTTCCACCGGGCGCGGACGCCTACGTGCTCAAGCACGTCGTCCACGACTGGGACGACGAGCGCAGCATCCGGATCCTGCGGAACGTGGCCTCGGCCATGGATGAGAACGGAAGGGTGCTGATCGTCGAGATGGTCGTTCCCGTGGGGAACGAGCCGAGCCCCTCCAAGCTCCTGGACGTGCAGATGCTGATGGGAACCGGCGGCAGGGAGCGCACGGAGGAGGAGTACCGGGCGCTGCTGGAGGCGTCCGGGCTGCGGCTGACGAGAACGGTTCCGACCAGGTCGCCGCTGAGCGTGATCGAGGCTCAAGCTATGTGA
- a CDS encoding RHS repeat-associated core domain-containing protein, giving the protein MGYVYDGQQAVLELDGAGAVRAWYAFYPGVNRPYLMERGGERYYYLTEVPGHVAGLIDSTGALVNQYRYSPFGEAEVVREQVQNPLRFTAREYDAETGLYYYRARYYDPALARFISEDPIGLEGGINPYAYAGNDPVNFTDPFGLCVGVGSTGRGVHTVACPFHDRAEMPWGLQSAGAALERDWEAFQKMFRDMQAEVLRNATSSEFWSDAMFGDSSICGHPEADPNRCTVAATFPDWIGPGGAARRNAFAPLGQVREGWFQSTSEWSHSLLWAAEPRARAGHHDRETEGEGMEPRHGCDEDMARDFGCCGPRTHRAAYPIPNSLHVRRGRKVHWNVLAKGHSQAEQKLNSGCSS; this is encoded by the coding sequence GTGGGCTACGTGTACGACGGGCAGCAGGCGGTGCTGGAACTGGACGGCGCAGGTGCGGTGCGGGCTTGGTACGCCTTCTACCCGGGGGTGAACCGGCCCTACCTGATGGAGCGCGGCGGTGAGCGCTACTACTACCTGACCGAAGTCCCGGGGCACGTGGCGGGGCTGATCGACAGCACGGGGGCGCTGGTCAACCAGTACCGCTACAGCCCCTTCGGCGAGGCCGAGGTCGTACGCGAGCAGGTGCAGAACCCATTGCGCTTCACCGCCCGGGAGTACGATGCGGAGACCGGGCTGTACTACTACCGTGCGCGCTACTACGATCCCGCGCTGGCGCGGTTCATCAGCGAGGACCCGATCGGGCTGGAAGGAGGGATCAACCCGTACGCCTACGCGGGCAACGATCCGGTCAACTTCACCGATCCCTTCGGGCTGTGTGTGGGAGTTGGGAGTACGGGCAGAGGTGTGCACACGGTTGCGTGCCCGTTCCACGACCGCGCCGAGATGCCTTGGGGCCTGCAGTCCGCCGGAGCTGCGCTGGAGAGGGACTGGGAAGCATTCCAGAAGATGTTCCGCGATATGCAGGCGGAAGTGCTGAGGAACGCTACCTCTTCCGAGTTCTGGTCCGATGCCATGTTCGGAGATAGCTCGATATGCGGGCACCCCGAGGCTGATCCAAACCGCTGCACCGTCGCGGCTACGTTCCCGGATTGGATCGGACCAGGAGGGGCCGCGCGTCGCAATGCATTTGCGCCTCTTGGCCAAGTACGGGAAGGGTGGTTCCAGAGTACTTCAGAATGGTCGCATTCGCTACTATGGGCGGCTGAGCCCCGCGCAAGAGCAGGGCACCATGATCGGGAGACGGAAGGCGAGGGAATGGAACCCCGTCACGGGTGCGATGAGGACATGGCACGAGACTTTGGATGCTGCGGGCCGCGTACGCATCGTGCGGCCTATCCAATCCCGAATTCACTACATGTTCGACGAGGGAGGAAGGTACATTGGAACGTTCTAGCGAAAGGCCACTCCCAAGCCGAGCAGAAGTTGAACAGCGGCTGTTCGAGCTGA
- a CDS encoding RHS repeat-associated core domain-containing protein gives MDWAYLMERGGKRFYSLTEVPGHVAGLIDSTGALVNQYRYSPFGEAEVVREQVENPLRFTAREYDAETGLYYYRARYYDPALARFISEDPIGLEGGINPYAYAGNDPVNFTDPFGLCVGVGSTGRGVHTVACPFHDRAEIPWGLQSAGAALERDWEEFAKHFQALMLAWWEGYNVAISDPLADPPPGGSFGWWIGKFSLVAGTAGTASRFGTVRSGGGTVAATSAGGRPWFAPAAGETRVSRWMSEAEFRAMRQTGTLQVGANGRTYVTAVGAPKPGGTGNIRVDFNVPSEALQRASQADWFQIFSAGRNIPINGIVRVP, from the coding sequence GTGGACTGGGCCTACCTGATGGAGCGCGGCGGCAAGCGGTTCTACTCCCTGACCGAAGTCCCGGGGCACGTAGCGGGGCTGATCGACAGCACGGGGGCGCTGGTCAACCAGTACCGCTACAGCCCCTTCGGCGAGGCGGAGGTCGTGCGCGAGCAGGTGGAGAACCCGCTGCGCTTCACCGCACGGGAGTACGACGCGGAGACCGGGCTGTACTACTACCGAGCCCGCTACTACGACCCCGCGCTGGCGCGGTTCATCAGCGAGGACCCGATCGGGCTGGAAGGAGGAATCAACCCGTACGCCTACGCGGGCAACGATCCGGTCAACTTCACCGATCCCTTCGGGCTGTGTGTGGGAGTTGGGAGTACGGGCAGAGGTGTGCACACGGTTGCGTGCCCGTTCCACGACCGCGCCGAGATCCCCTGGGGCCTGCAGTCCGCCGGAGCTGCGCTGGAGCGGGACTGGGAAGAGTTTGCAAAGCACTTCCAGGCGTTGATGTTAGCATGGTGGGAGGGATACAATGTTGCTATCTCCGACCCTCTCGCCGACCCGCCGCCTGGAGGGAGTTTCGGATGGTGGATTGGAAAGTTCTCGCTGGTAGCAGGTACTGCTGGGACCGCGAGCAGATTCGGAACAGTGCGCAGTGGCGGAGGCACTGTCGCAGCGACTAGTGCTGGTGGGCGGCCCTGGTTCGCACCTGCCGCTGGTGAAACTCGCGTCAGCCGTTGGATGAGTGAGGCCGAGTTTAGAGCTATGAGGCAGACGGGCACCCTGCAGGTCGGGGCAAACGGAAGAACGTACGTGACAGCCGTGGGTGCCCCGAAGCCCGGGGGAACCGGCAACATAAGGGTGGACTTCAACGTTCCATCTGAGGCTCTTCAAAGGGCGAGCCAGGCAGACTGGTTCCAAATCTTCAGTGCCGGTCGGAACATCCCTATCAATGGAATTGTGCGAGTACCATGA
- a CDS encoding RHS repeat-associated core domain-containing protein, which produces MYMRKQVENPLRFTAREYDPETGLYYYRARYYDPALARFISEDPIGLEGGINPYAYAGNDPVNFTDPFGLCVGVGSTGRGVHTVACPFHDRAEIPWGLQSAGAALERDWEAFQKMFRDMQAEVLRNAGSSEFWSDATLGGSSVCGHPNADPNRCVVAATFADWIGPGGASRGLVQATRATKAINLPGWRKISIDMEHITSGHMAGGSRVSPLKTLFPAGMSARAVERVVRQAYRNAGDKLASQGERVLLQGEYGGLTIQMWINRATKRIETAYPVW; this is translated from the coding sequence ATGTACATGCGCAAGCAGGTGGAGAACCCGCTACGCTTCACCGCACGGGAGTACGATCCGGAGACGGGGCTGTACTACTACCGTGCGCGCTACTACGATCCCGCTCTGGCGCGGTTCATCAGCGAGGACCCGATCGGGCTGGAAGGAGGAATCAACCCGTACGCCTACGCGGGCAACGACCCGGTCAACTTCACCGATCCGTTCGGGCTGTGTGTGGGAGTTGGGAGTACGGGCAGAGGTGTGCACACGGTTGCGTGCCCGTTCCACGACCGCGCCGAGATCCCCTGGGGCCTGCAGTCCGCCGGAGCTGCGCTGGAGAGGGACTGGGAAGCATTCCAGAAGATGTTCCGCGACATGCAGGCGGAAGTGCTGAGGAACGCCGGCTCGTCCGAGTTCTGGTCGGATGCCACATTAGGAGGTAGCTCGGTATGCGGACACCCCAATGCTGATCCGAACCGCTGTGTTGTCGCGGCTACGTTCGCGGATTGGATCGGACCGGGAGGGGCGTCGAGGGGCTTGGTTCAGGCCACTCGTGCGACGAAAGCCATTAACCTTCCAGGCTGGCGAAAGATCAGTATCGACATGGAGCACATCACTTCCGGTCATATGGCGGGAGGGAGCCGGGTAAGCCCACTGAAGACATTGTTCCCAGCAGGGATGTCCGCGAGAGCAGTGGAACGAGTAGTAAGGCAGGCATACCGAAACGCAGGAGACAAGCTCGCATCCCAGGGAGAAAGGGTGCTGTTGCAAGGCGAATATGGTGGCCTCACGATCCAGATGTGGATCAATAGGGCAACGAAGAGAATCGAGACCGCATACCCCGTATGGTAG